The genomic region AGACTCGGCCAGGGTGCTAGAGGGGATCGGGAAAAGCATTTCTTTTGATTTGGACGGAGAGGACAGCTATGGAAAATATTTGAGAAGGGAGACGACTCAGATTGGCGAGGCTTTTACAAACTCTGAAAAGTCTCTGTTAGAACTGGAGGTGAAATTCAAACAGAGTCAGGAGAACGAATTGAAGGAGGAGCACCGCATAAACGACGACTTTCTGAACATGGTTGTCCACACAAGAGACGTGCTAAAGGACACACTGTACATATCGGTGGGGTTGAAGGATAAACACGAGCTTCTCTCTCTCATAATTCGAAGTCACGGGACCAGATTGAGCCGATTGAAAAATGAATACATGAAGGTTAAACTTGGGTAAATTAGTTTAAGCCGAGTTATAAAAGTAGTCCGAGGAAAATAATATTGGCGAAATCATGTCGTATTTCATTGCATATTTATATTAAAGGAGAGATAAAACATGCAGACAGAAATGATA from Salvelinus fontinalis isolate EN_2023a chromosome 35, ASM2944872v1, whole genome shotgun sequence harbors:
- the LOC129834250 gene encoding fin bud initiation factor-like, with the translated sequence MAFLHLLAIGMFSLPICGAFFNGPLYPEMSNGTFHHYFVPDGDYENNDDPEKCQMLFKMTDDRKCGLDEDHDSVIRDDFTIIKRHIEDSARVLEGIGKSISFDLDGEDSYGKYLRRETTQIGEAFTNSEKSLLELEVKFKQSQENELKEEHRINDDFLNMVVHTRDVLKDTLYISVGLKDKHELLSLIIRSHGTRLSRLKNEYMKVKLG